CTGTATAGAATGGGCCGGACGCATCTCAGAGGAGTATTTTGCACAggtaattacaaaaaaaagaataacatAGTGTTGGTGGTGCGAGGAGACGGATGggcctgctgcagtgtgtgtttattgtggtCTGCTGGTCTCTGCTACAGACGGACGAGGAGAAGAGACAAGGTCTACCAGTGGTCATGCCTGTGTTCGACAGAAACACGTGTAGCATCCCAAAGTCCCAGATTTCCTTCATAGACTACTTCATTACGGACATGTTTGATGCATGGGATGGTAAGACTGTGctccgcagacacacacaaggctagacacatcgttagtgggTGGGTGGTCTGCAGTGTAAGATGAGCCCCCTTTCACACAACTTTATCACTGCTTATTCCTTCATTCAAATGAGAGAGGGGAAGCTGACAGATTCAGATTCACATACACATAAACTAAATTAGAGTCTAAAAGTCTGAAAGGGATTTTAGTCAACTTCCTTTGTCTTTTCCCCAGCGTTTGCAGACCTCCCTAATCTTATGCAGCACTTGGACAACAACTTCAAGTACTGGAAAGGCCTGGACGAGAGGAAGCTGCACAGCCTGCGACCGCCTCCAGAGTAGGTCCTGCAGTGTTCAGAACCTGGAACCTCCACAGCCCAGGGTggacctcctctctctcctgctgggCCCAGCCAGCCAAAGGGCCTCCTTGCCTTCACTCTCCTGCTTCTGTAGCACGCTGAGCGTCCACATGTCCGTCCATACAGAAACCACAGAAGGACTTCCCGACGGGCAGTTTGCAGCGGCAATGCTGCCGACTTTACGAGCCTGACAGATGAGAACTGTGACAGACACATCCTTATGAAACTTCTCATGCCTCTCAGGCATATTGCAGTGTAGCTGGTCAAGTGACATGACTGAGAGAGGGTCCTTAAAGGTTATGGCAAAGCATCCGTCCTCTGATCACCACGCGGGCTCTCCTGTCTGCCTGTGAAGTTGCTGTTTGAGTAAAAACTGCTTGTTTACTGAAGGAGTGAATGGAAGTGCGGTCTGCAAAGAGTTGGATCCACATCAGGTCATGTAATCACTTTTGACCTCCACCCCTGTGCTCGCAGCAAAGACTGCTCCTTCGACCCCTGGAGGCCACACCATGAACGAACACTCCactgcttttttcttttgtttttgttgtgttttctttgttttgttttcggACAATATTTTCATGTGTCCTTCAGAAACACATCCAAGCTTGACACGTAGCTGTCATCGAAAGACATGCAAGAGGGGGATGCTTTCCTAATGGGTCAGGGAGTGGACCTTTTACTTTAGGCCACCGCTGAGAGACAAAAACCTCAATATCATGATCATAGGTATCTAATTACAGATGATTTGGtatgttcatttttttcttagATGTTCCATATTTTCTATATATTAAAATTCATAAATGAATTAGTTAATAAATAAGAACAAAATGAatttaaaagagagagagagaaaagccaAAGCTAATGAAGACAAATACTACTATAACTCTCAAAAAAAGTTCACAATTATTATTCATATGAAGCATTACcatattaaacatttttattttcttatcaAAAAGTACAGTACCAGTTTGAATGAACACTTTTGTATTGCACTGTAAACAATATTAGAAATGTCTACGTCTCAGTGATTTGTCCAGGGATGGGATGTTGCATTGGAGAATAAGCTGTTTATTGTTGATCATcaggagtttgtgtgtgtgaatgtgtgggtgtgttttggttgttggtgtgtgtgtgtgtgtgtgtgagtgtgtgtgtgggtgggtgggtgggtgggtgaatTCATTGTTGCAACAATCCCTATATTCTTGGTTATAATGCTGTAAACCGCTTGACATTTGACAACAGCAGAAATATGTGAAAAACATTTTGGACTTGAAAATTTTTTCTCCCAGAAATTTTTTGTATCTGGTTTATCCTACTGAAAAAGACTTGCCTTATTTTATACAATATTTATACAGTACATCCCACTGTGCAACTGCAACAGACATCTGGAGTTTTTATTATAACATAGTCAGAAAGGTTATGTTCAAGTAAATCTCAATATTTTTATAGACAATGAATTTTACACTGGATTTGCAGCAAATGAGATCAACCGTTCTAGCTATCTGAATACCTGTGAATGGGATGGTCACGCAAGAGCATGTATGCAGAGAACTAAATGGTTAAGAAGGATGTGGCTCGCAGAGTTGTCTATCACTGTCTTTAAGCTGTCTCTTAGAGGCCAGcttgcattgatttttttttttttgatcaaaCATCATTCTGATTTTGGCCACTTGTCCAACATCCTTATGCACAGACCCAGGGAACAGCTTTTTTGTTCAAAGTTGGATTCAGATTAGGATACTAATATATGTTAAAAGATTGTTGCTTATTAAGAATATTTCCTCTTTAAACAGTATATAAATGCCATAACAGCTAAGCAAATGGTGGTTAATTAAGACGTTTATTGACCACGATTATCTTTGTTTCTCTCTTATGACAGAATTGTACACTCAATCAGGGGATTTGTTTGTTCCTTCTGATTCACATTTTGGTCTGAAGGCACGGAAAACTTAGAAACTAttcaatgaaaaataaaataatgtcaattatatgtttgtctgtttgtctgtcctcCAATCTGGCTGTCTTCCTATACTTGTTACATAATaacttgttttcttctctctaaCTACCTCTTTAGGTTTATTCTGTTATAatgaattatataaaaaaagaaacatttatagaaaaaaaaagccaaacaaatgCATCTGATGGTGGCTGGCTGAGAGTCTGGCCTGGATGGAAACAGAATATGATGCGTATTTTCACAGCTTTCTGCTTTTCATGCAGGTAAAATGCTAGAATAATGTCTTATTCTAAAGTTAATGCTCAATGAAAGGTTTTGTTAGTGTTGGACACAAAATCCACTTGAGGTTAAAAGAAAGATCCTGGTTTCATTTAGAAAACATTTACAGTGAGGTTTAGAAACAATTGTGGTCACAGTTAAGAGGACAAGTTTGGTTTTTGGTAGGAAATGGAAAATAAACAATTTGGTTTTACATGTCTACATCACTTTGTTGACCCATCTGTCCTCACAACCTCCTCTCTGCAAGATGTGTCTGCACTCGACACCTCTGGGTTTGTAACCTGGTGGGATTCCTCTTAAACATTAAGATCAAAGATGTAAGTTTTTTATGTAATCATGTGACAAACTAGTACGTAATAGTAGAAATTGAAACTGCAAAAAAACGTGCTTTAACGCAACTCTTgtgtggtttgttgtttttgtaaatatatagaatatataggGTAAATAGTCCCTCACCACATGGGGAGCCTCTTCATAtataacatgtattttattaaatTGGATTAAAATCCAGTCAGTATTtcatattacattttattgcaCATTAACTTGGTGACCTCCCTCCCCTTTTTTTGTTGCGACGTACAATCATCTGCGAGACGCTTCCAGTCTGttacataaaatgaaaacagctcaactTCCGGCGCCACGTCAGACTTTGCGACCAGTCGTCAGAGGAAGTCGCCgggcagagagcagacagatggCTACGGCTGCCAAGCGTCCATTACATTAGAAACGCTTTTAATTTTTTACTGCAGATTTAGTGGAGTGGTGCTATGTCTTCGGGAATGACAGGACAAACACCGTAAGTATTAATTCAATTAgttttaaataaagttaatTTTACGAGCTAACAATTCACTGCATGTTCTTGTCAGCTAGCCAGctaagctaacgctagctacCTTGTTTGTTGGATTGAGCAGTTAGCATGATCCTGGCCTGCTAGTAAAAGCTAGCTCGCGGGAAAGTATTGTGGGCTAAAACATTAAAGCAGTTTATGTTATCAGAATGCTCGATTACCCGATATTAGATGTATAAATACCCAGCTATATGATAGTAACTAGCTAAATTAACCAGCTAAGTGCCTGTTGCGGCTAGCGTATTTTACAACTGTTAGCCTAGCTAAAAAAACGTTTATTTGTACCGAAATAACTTGTGCTGTTAATCTGATTAAAACACTGCATGTTATGAACAACTTATTCTTAAAatatgaagataacattaagaAAGTTCTGTGTTTTGACTCGGGTAAATAACTGCTGAGAATAGTTTCTCGTTTTTTCCCCCAATGATCCACCGCCAAATGTCCTATTTTGTTTACAAAGTCAACGTGGACAAGTACGTCTGAAGAAACTGCTCATACACTGTCTTGAATGTAGTATAACTCCCCAATTTTCTAATCCAACATTATCGTAGAACCTAAAGATGCAAAATACTGCTCAGATGTTAAGGATATAGTTTTAGGTGTTTTTTATGATATCTCACATCTTCATGATTTAAAATTGCAGGCCAATTTCATTTTGGGCTTTTATTGCACAATTTTCCTAAATCGTGTAACAAAATTTATATTGCAACTGTCTTTAATGTTGctggtttgtttatttttattgtcattCTCAGGTGCCTAACCAGTCGTTGGGATCAGCCTGCCCAACCTAAACAGAGTGTAGATGTACGGCAGCAGAGAAGCAGTGAAAATGCAGCCCATTCTGTCTCTTTATCAGGAGTCGTCAGCACTGCTGGTTCAAAATGCACAGCAGAAACAGGAGAAAAGCCAGCGCCTCAGGGAGGAGTTGAAATGGCTGCAGCAATGGCTGCTAAAATAAATGCAATGCTGATGGCAAAAGGAAAGCTGCTGACACCTCCTCCATTACTGGCAAAGGTGCATGACATAAATAAGCTATAGTACATAAATGTATACGAGTGGTGTTACATTAAGTAGAGGGCTTACAGTAGACTTTATGTTGTATGTTTTAGACCCCTTCAAGTGTGCCTGTGCCAACCACGACAGAAGAGATGGTGGTCACAGAGGTTGACATAAATGATGTACCGCTAAATTGCAGAGACCTACTTACGAAGGGCAAAACACAGGAAGAGGTAAGTGTTAGTGTTACATTTAAAACTTAGGTCAGTGTGGAGAAACCGATTAAATAAATGTCCTGTAAAAGATTCCTTTGTCAAACTTCCTCTTACTTTTACAGATCCGACAGTTTAGTGGAGCTGTTGTCTCAACAAAAGGCTGTTACATGACCGAATCTGAAAAGGATAACGGAGCAGGGTACGTCTTGCTTCTGAAAAATGTGTTATACCGTACATCATTCATTTCTAAATGGCAACCTTGCTATCAGACTGGTTAGGTATATTGATATTGTTTAGAATCagaactttattaatcccaggggaaattgcttacaattaaatagctaaatcaATGTACTGCAAATATGTGTAACTGTAGTGAAATTTGTCCTCTTAGCTTTTCTGCTAAATaataacatgtgtgtgtatatagtaATGTTTAAAATTGAGCAGAAGTTTGCAGCAGTTCTTTGTTACCTACATTTCTTATCTGCTCTCTTTTAGACAACGACCTTTGTATTTGCATGTCCAGGGAAAGACCCAAGAGAACGTCAATAGTAAGTAGCTCTTCTCTATCTGCTCCATATGTCTTCACCTGGTATAAGTGGaagatatttacatttttttagaaaaaGAGGTTGAATATGGATGATATTCACACATACGTTTTTTTCTGCAACATTAGAGGCCGTGATCAGGATAAAGGAGATCATCTCTGCGGATGTGATGAGGGCATCGGCAGCATCAGGGGGATCACAGGTGCCTGTAATGCCACCACTCACACTCTACCCTCAGCCACCTCGACCTGTCATTCCACCACCTGCGCCACGGGTGCCCAATGCCACCTCAGTGCCAGGCCAGGGTCATCGGCCTGCAGCTCCTCATTCAGGGGTAGGCAGCCAAGATGGAATGTTTTCTGGTAGTCAAAAAATCTGTACTCAGTATATCATTTTACTGctttttgttattgtgctcaaCATGTGAGCAACTTTGCTCGTGTTTTTTTATGGAACAGAAACTCATATGCAATGCAAACTAAGTGACGATATCAGTGTTTTTGGTCAACAATTTACAAATGGAGGTAAAGAAAGTGATGCAAATGAAGACTATGTTGCGGTCACTGATACTCACCTCCAAAATTAATTAGCAGACAGAACATTCCTGGTCTACAGTGAAAAGACCTGGATTACTGCAACTGCTTACAAAATGTTTCTACCTCTAGTCAAACATTCTCAGTGAGCAAACCTAAACATGCAGGTCTTATTAATAATTCACATTTCTTTATTCATCCCCAGAGTTTCGTACACACTAAGATCTTTGTGGGACTGGACCAGACATTGCCTTCttttaatgtaaatgaaaaGGTGGAGGGCCCAGGAGGTTCATACCTGAATCACATCCAGACTGAGACGGGGGCTCGGGTCTTCCTCAGGGGAAAAGGTTCTGGCTACATAGAACAAGCATCAAAACGAGAGTCTTTTGAGCCACTTTATGTCTACATCAGGTTCGTCGttttctaataaaaaaagagtTACTGTTGCTTTAGTGTTTCATCCAAGTTGACAATGATCATTGTGTTACAGCCACCCAAATTCTGCTGGATTGGAGGCGGCGAAGAAACTTACTGAGAGCCTTCTGGAAACTGTACGTTCATCGTATTATCAccttaaatacaatatatataacTGATTTATGTCTCATCGGAGGTATAAGAAGGTGAAACTATTGTAGTGTATAGTTTTCACTGATACCCACCTCCAAAAGCAAAAGTGGTAGTGTGAACCACCTGATCTCCAGAGATAGGTTTTGAGTGCTCTGCACCTACCCACATTGCCACTGCTGAAAAGAATCCATTGTTGGCTTTTATCTAGCTCATTCCATACTTAGTGTTTTCTTTGAATTTCAGGTGAGAGCTGAACATGCCCGACTGGTGTCAGCGTACACAGCCACAGGCTCAACACAATGTAAGTATTCTTTTACGCCTCATAACGTAACAGGCAAATTCCAACAGGGTGATCAAATATCAGTACTAACTACCTGCATTCTTCTTGTGGTAATGAGTCCTCCCTTGATGACTTTAGTGGCTCAACAATAGGTTGAAATAGTAGGTCACAGTTGTCAAAACACCCTGTTGTTGATCCATGTGTTATATGCTATTAACTCAACGTTCTATACTTTCATTTCAGCATACGCAGCACATGGATATCCACCTAATAGCAATTACTCTAGCCAGGGGTCCTGGTATAACTACCCAGCAAATGGGTATGCTGGTGGCTATTCAGCGTACCCAGGAGCCAGTGGTTATTGGAGTAATGCAAATGGTCCCCCAAGTCATTCTAACATGTCGACAAACCCTCAATCTTCTCAGGCAATGGTTCAGTATCCAGTGTGTCCTAGGAAAACGCATCCCTATCTTGTCCAGGTAattgagggttttttttctttgttttttttgtaaggagTTGAAGTGCTACTAAATATTTGAAGAAAAGCAGGgtgaatgttttatgtttgtttattgctaacagtcataaataaatgaattagtTTTAGTGCAAGTAAAACCTGTTAAAGTATTTGTGGAGATACTGTGGCAATATCGGTCTGTTCTACTGTACATTAGGATCCGGATAGCAGTGAGCAAGTGGAGCCTGAAAGATCTTTAAACACCTCTGATGACTCAGAAAGTCCCAAACAGGAGGGAGGCAAGGATGAACAGGTCAGTTGatcattatcatcatttttGCATCTTACTGTTGTGTAAGTGAAAATTACAGAGATACATTGGGGGAATTGTGATTGAGTCTTTAAGGCAAAAACAATGGTAGCCACAACAACCGCTTTGGTTAAATAtgtattgttgtgtgttttttcatgctTAACCATTTTTCCTGTGGGGGCAAACCTTTTTAAAGTCTTGTTGGTCTTTAATCTTTCTGTTTTAGCCCAGCAGAAACTCTCCGGAGGGGCCTGTTTGTCAGGAATCTGCCCGTCCTGCATCCACTGTTCAAGTAGAAAGGTCTGAGAATGATCCAATTTTTCTTTTGCGTTATTCTTTGTGAGTTTTCTGTTGttcatattaatatttttttctctttaggaTTCTGATGCCTCCGCCGCCACCTCCCGTTGTGGCTCCTGCCCCTGTTGCACGCAAAAGGCCCAGAGATGCAGCGACAGATGATCCCCCCAGTCTTCCCAGCACCGTCGCATCACTGGGTATGCATTCCTTTATTTCCTAATATTTTTAGAGACATTTCTTCTGTGGAGTTGTCTGTTGCATGAAATGGCATCTCCCCCCATGGAGCCATGGGGAAGGAGTGGAGACCTGTGTGAATCTCTCCATTGGTGGAACTCACTAACATGCTCTTCTTGTAtatgttttttgtctttcccttgttttctctctcaaCATGTGTACCCGGACCTGCCTGTTATGGATGTGTGCTCTGCTGCCGTTTCATTTGATATCTTCCCTCCCCTGGCTGTGGATCAAACGAACTCAAATACCACCGCTAATATGGGGCTCTTCAATgggtttcctttttgttttgttctcttgCTTTTGTCCCCACCCCCCTTTCTTTCATGTCTTCCTTTTacttttctttgtctctctttttcttctctcttttttttattgtgcccATATAGGTGTTCAAGAAGAGGtgtgtgagaagaagtctaaaGTGGACGCAGATGCATCAGGGCTTGTGCCCTATGGAGGAGATTCCTccgatgaagaggaggaggagaggacacacagcagtaaGACATAACTCATAACCCCTGCCCCTGTCCAGGTTCATTAAAGACCCAAAGTCtacatcacatcatcacagtTCTGAAACCCCTACAAGAGGAAAAGTCTACCCTTGAATTACCAGACACCTGTTCAAGGATGATACCAGCATTTTGGAATGTTTCACCATATTTTCTTTCTGACATGGAGATAAGGTTTTCCATTAATCAGATGCTCATGATTAGTAAGATGATCATGAAGCGGCCTAAACATGCCAAAAGAAAAACCTGTTTATCTTTAAattctgacattttctggtgcttcagtgtatttttttaaataaattagggttttatttttttgtgtttcggtatttttttgtgtgtgtgtttatttttcctttttgtatTGTGTTTCCCAGAATGTCTTTAACCACTGGCGCAAGGCATGTGTGGCTTTAGACAAGGGGGAGCATATTTAAGTTATGCACACCAGTAGAGCAAATATAAATATGTGGAATTATAGATGCCAGCTACTTTAgtcagtgagtgtttgtttactttgggatgagcaggttttttttttttttttttttagaaaactcATATCTGCcatagttttttttcccctttgttttgtttgtgtcttgagaaaagctttttttaagtCCTCTTCCCAGTCTTTTTAATTGACAGAAGAATCTCTCTTAACGTTCATTAAACAAAATATAGCCAGAGAA
This portion of the Parambassis ranga chromosome 3, fParRan2.1, whole genome shotgun sequence genome encodes:
- the LOC114433639 gene encoding KH homology domain-containing protein 4-like, which translates into the protein MSSGMTGQTPCLTSRWDQPAQPKQSVDVRQQRSSENAAHSVSLSGVVSTAGSKCTAETGEKPAPQGGVEMAAAMAAKINAMLMAKGKLLTPPPLLAKTPSSVPVPTTTEEMVVTEVDINDVPLNCRDLLTKGKTQEEIRQFSGAVVSTKGCYMTESEKDNGAGQRPLYLHVQGKTQENVNKAVIRIKEIISADVMRASAASGGSQVPVMPPLTLYPQPPRPVIPPPAPRVPNATSVPGQGHRPAAPHSGSFVHTKIFVGLDQTLPSFNVNEKVEGPGGSYLNHIQTETGARVFLRGKGSGYIEQASKRESFEPLYVYISHPNSAGLEAAKKLTESLLETVRAEHARLVSAYTATGSTQSYAAHGYPPNSNYSSQGSWYNYPANGYAGGYSAYPGASGYWSNANGPPSHSNMSTNPQSSQAMVQYPVCPRKTHPYLVQDPDSSEQVEPERSLNTSDDSESPKQEGGKDEQPSRNSPEGPVCQESARPASTVQVERILMPPPPPPVVAPAPVARKRPRDAATDDPPSLPSTVASLGVQEEVCEKKSKVDADASGLVPYGGDSSDEEEEERTHSSKT